The Algoriphagus sanaruensis genome window below encodes:
- a CDS encoding SixA phosphatase family protein produces MKKIILIRHGKSAWDQPWLSDHDRPLADRGIHDAPKMASRLKEKSIHPDLILSSTAIRAAETAKITAEILGIPEDEIEFEKNLYHASPSILLKYIHLQKDSKDLIFLVGHNPGLNELISYLGGKLDNLPTSGQFGFTFATNSWNEIGPQNAKVWFIDYPKKKH; encoded by the coding sequence ATGAAAAAAATTATTTTGATTCGGCATGGAAAATCGGCTTGGGACCAACCTTGGCTTTCGGATCATGATCGTCCTTTGGCCGATCGAGGAATCCATGATGCTCCCAAAATGGCCTCAAGATTGAAAGAAAAATCAATCCACCCTGATCTCATTTTAAGCTCTACCGCAATTCGCGCCGCAGAAACTGCTAAAATAACAGCTGAAATTTTGGGCATCCCCGAGGATGAAATTGAATTCGAAAAGAACCTCTATCATGCTTCCCCTTCGATACTACTCAAATACATTCACCTTCAAAAAGATTCCAAAGACCTCATTTTCTTAGTTGGACATAATCCGGGACTCAATGAACTTATTTCCTACTTAGGCGGAAAATTGGACAACTTACCGACTTCGGGACAATTTGGATTTACATTCGCAACTAATTCTTGGAATGAAATCGGGCCCCAAAATGCAAAAGTTTGGTTTATCGATTATCCCAAAAAGAAGCATTAA
- a CDS encoding cold-shock protein, whose protein sequence is MFTGTVKFYNEAKGFGFIVDDETQGDVFVHATGLVDKVAQNDKVTYDIKDGKKGPNAINVKKA, encoded by the coding sequence ATGTTTACCGGAACAGTAAAATTTTACAATGAAGCCAAAGGTTTCGGATTTATCGTTGATGACGAAACTCAAGGTGATGTATTCGTACATGCCACTGGGTTAGTTGACAAAGTCGCTCAGAACGACAAAGTTACCTATGACATCAAGGATGGAAAAAAAGGACCCAACGCCATCAACGTCAAAAAGGCCTAA
- a CDS encoding Hsp20/alpha crystallin family protein → MKLLRFNQLDSQVPASFSGMLDRIFSDTLQAASKQFTPAVDILEDELSYEIHLAVPGVKKSDFKIDLIDGKLSVSGERKLNGKQEGKTFHTLETQFGSFQRSFFIPEDVLVEKIEAKYEDGILVIQLPKTVKKIQKASIQVH, encoded by the coding sequence ATGAAACTTTTACGATTTAATCAGCTGGATTCTCAAGTTCCTGCTTCTTTTTCAGGAATGCTGGATCGAATTTTCTCCGATACTCTTCAGGCAGCCTCTAAGCAATTTACGCCTGCAGTGGATATTTTAGAGGATGAGCTTTCCTATGAAATTCATTTAGCGGTTCCGGGTGTAAAAAAGTCTGATTTTAAAATTGATTTAATCGACGGGAAGCTTTCAGTTTCTGGGGAGCGGAAATTGAATGGAAAACAAGAAGGGAAAACCTTTCATACGCTTGAAACCCAATTTGGGTCTTTCCAACGCTCCTTCTTTATTCCAGAAGACGTTCTTGTAGAAAAAATCGAGGCTAAATATGAGGATGGGATTTTAGTAATTCAACTCCCCAAGACAGTCAAAAAAATCCAAAAGGCTAGTATCCAAGTTCATTGA